A DNA window from Streptomyces sp. B21-083 contains the following coding sequences:
- a CDS encoding replication-relaxation family protein, with product MAGKRKTNEAGSTTGHRDDALRVLGVLKAVTADQIQRLSSPHLTYRHTLKKTPAVRKEARTASHRGALNDLRRHGLSVDGGRTRGGEEVRLLTKDGLAAAGLQLDRGPEEMGGMPKSAGSSGASHAMTVNETVIAMIRPKPDLDLVAGEPAEAIAAAQAWIGAPDGIGSITSYATEVALPATGTWKNPGVGSAWADIILTAPEVGLPLLFIEADNCTEDAAKIAAKFDKYMRHFHRKAKDTDGQDKPMWRTRWSAPAPQRGDATHPPVLLVFHQVGKRPTLQQMKKVAALTREHWQGQGADGFHLYQGKMPIVATTLDLLREHGPAGPAFWRFGREDRQNLFDAIANPRRDAALARRAEEGRRRLAQEAAEREAQRPVCADCGTKFTDDRWKASIAVDWGRGDSHPHLCDDCKSRALEAERQAEQAERERQEQERQEEEAQASKAGGWLGRWRS from the coding sequence ATGGCGGGCAAACGCAAGACGAACGAGGCGGGATCGACGACGGGACACCGCGACGATGCGCTGCGCGTGCTCGGGGTGCTCAAGGCCGTGACGGCGGACCAGATCCAGCGCCTGTCCTCACCGCACCTGACCTACCGGCACACACTCAAGAAGACACCGGCCGTACGGAAGGAGGCGCGCACCGCCTCCCACCGTGGCGCGCTCAACGATCTGCGCAGGCACGGCCTGTCCGTCGACGGCGGCCGCACCCGAGGGGGAGAGGAGGTGCGCCTGCTCACCAAGGACGGGCTGGCCGCTGCCGGACTCCAGTTGGACCGGGGGCCGGAGGAGATGGGCGGCATGCCCAAGAGCGCGGGCAGCTCGGGGGCTTCGCATGCGATGACGGTCAACGAGACGGTCATCGCGATGATCCGTCCGAAGCCTGACCTTGACCTGGTGGCCGGTGAGCCGGCCGAAGCCATCGCGGCCGCCCAGGCGTGGATCGGCGCGCCCGACGGGATCGGCAGCATCACCTCCTACGCCACCGAGGTCGCCCTCCCGGCGACGGGCACGTGGAAGAACCCCGGCGTGGGAAGTGCGTGGGCCGACATCATCCTCACCGCCCCCGAGGTGGGGCTGCCGCTGTTGTTCATCGAGGCCGACAACTGCACCGAGGACGCCGCGAAGATAGCGGCGAAGTTCGACAAGTACATGCGCCACTTCCACCGCAAGGCCAAGGACACCGACGGCCAGGACAAGCCGATGTGGCGCACCCGCTGGTCAGCCCCCGCCCCCCAGCGGGGCGACGCGACGCACCCGCCGGTCCTGCTCGTCTTCCACCAGGTCGGCAAGCGGCCCACGCTGCAGCAGATGAAGAAGGTCGCCGCCCTCACCCGCGAGCACTGGCAGGGCCAGGGGGCCGACGGCTTCCACCTCTACCAGGGGAAGATGCCGATCGTGGCGACCACGCTGGACCTGCTGCGCGAACACGGCCCGGCCGGGCCCGCGTTCTGGCGCTTCGGCCGCGAGGACCGGCAGAACCTCTTCGACGCGATCGCCAACCCCCGCCGGGACGCCGCCCTCGCCCGCCGCGCCGAAGAAGGGCGGCGCCGTCTCGCGCAGGAAGCAGCCGAACGTGAGGCGCAGCGTCCGGTGTGCGCCGACTGCGGGACCAAGTTCACCGACGACCGGTGGAAGGCCAGCATCGCGGTCGACTGGGGCCGCGGGGACAGCCACCCGCACCTGTGTGACGACTGCAAGTCTCGGGCGCTCGAGGCGGAGCGGCAGGCGGAACAGGCCGAACGCGAGCGCCAGGAGCAGGAGCGCCAGGAGGAGGAGGCGCAGGCCTCGAAGGCCGGCGGTTGGCTCGGACGCTGGCGCAGCTGA